Proteins found in one Candidatus Binatus sp. genomic segment:
- a CDS encoding adenylate/guanylate cyclase domain-containing protein, with protein sequence MTALFADIKGSTELEEDLDPEEARAIIDPALKLMIDAVHRYDGYVVQSTGDGIFALFGAPIAREDHPQRALYAALRIQEELRRYGEGLQREGRTPLQIRIGINTGEVVVRSIATGGGNVEYTPIGHTANLAARMQTLANPGATAITEATRKLVEGYFTLKALGPARIKGISQPVEVYEVAGLGPLRTRLQRSVRRGLTKFVGREREIEAMTHAAELAKQGRGQIVAAIAEAGVGKSRLFHEFKARNQSGWMVLETFSVSHAKASAYLPVVDLLRDYFEITPEDDHGKRREKVNGRVMTLDRALETTIPYLFALIGVTGESNPLAEMEPQLKRRRTLEAVKNLLLRESLEQPMMLIFEDLHWIDGESQALLNMLADAIANTRILLLVNYRPEYRHEWGSKTYYTQLRLDPLGKDSAEEMLSALLGASLPLPDQGHSSEREGARHARGLEAADGARSAPAKQGDDDLSGLKRLIVEKTDGNPFFIEEIVQSMFEEGALVRDGAIRLAKPLAELSIPPTVRGILASRIDRRAPREKELLQTLAVIGKEIPLALIEQVAAAEGEDLRRMLASLQSAEFIHELPAFPDAAYVFKHALTQEVAYGSVLAERRKALHIRIGEAIEATFANQLDDYVEELARHYSRGSDAKKAAPYFYLAGQKVAARSAYGDAIAHFTSGLELLPAIAAGPQRDQLELGLQLSLGQSLMFAKGYSSPEVQGAFGRARELCAGFGDTPQLYPVLYGLWGYYLVRAEYRDSQEIGRQLLSLAERQRDPDLLLEAHAVSGQNAFYGGCDLARARSHFEKVLSIYDPHSHQGHALVYGQDPGIVAGSVLPWVLWFQGYPEQALSRQRDCFMLARELSHKFSLAYAKTYGAALCQLLRDIRLGKQLAEEGLALSTEHGFAFLLLATRFSLGWALNQIGQSEEAVAVLRGAKDACRALGAPVTGPHQQGLLADALAKSGHPEQGLEAISQGLAEVASTSEEYYEAELYRLKGTLLLALTRPQEASAEAAFMKSLEVARRQSAKSWELRTAMSLYRLKRKQGNPESARKTLESVYGWFTEGFDTPDLKDAQALLTESATM encoded by the coding sequence GTGACGGCGCTGTTCGCCGACATCAAGGGCTCCACCGAACTGGAGGAGGACCTCGATCCGGAAGAGGCGCGCGCGATTATTGACCCGGCGTTGAAGCTCATGATCGATGCGGTCCATCGGTACGACGGTTACGTGGTGCAGTCCACGGGCGACGGCATCTTCGCGCTGTTCGGCGCACCGATCGCGCGCGAGGACCATCCGCAACGCGCGCTTTATGCGGCGCTGCGCATTCAGGAAGAGCTGCGCCGCTACGGAGAAGGACTCCAGCGAGAGGGCCGCACGCCCTTGCAGATCAGGATTGGAATCAACACGGGCGAGGTCGTGGTGCGCTCGATTGCCACCGGCGGCGGCAATGTCGAGTACACGCCGATTGGACACACGGCCAATCTCGCCGCGCGAATGCAGACCCTGGCCAATCCTGGTGCAACTGCGATCACCGAGGCGACCCGCAAGCTGGTCGAGGGGTACTTCACGCTCAAGGCGCTTGGCCCCGCGCGCATCAAGGGCATCAGCCAGCCGGTCGAGGTGTACGAAGTTGCCGGGCTGGGACCGCTGCGCACCCGACTGCAGCGGTCGGTGAGACGCGGACTGACGAAGTTCGTCGGACGCGAGCGCGAGATCGAGGCGATGACGCATGCCGCGGAGCTCGCCAAGCAAGGGCGCGGGCAAATCGTGGCGGCGATAGCCGAGGCCGGAGTCGGCAAATCGCGCCTGTTTCATGAGTTCAAAGCCAGGAATCAGTCGGGCTGGATGGTGCTCGAAACCTTCTCGGTCTCTCACGCAAAGGCTTCGGCGTATCTGCCGGTGGTTGATTTGCTCAGAGATTATTTCGAAATCACGCCCGAAGACGATCACGGCAAGCGCCGTGAGAAGGTCAACGGCCGGGTGATGACGCTGGACCGCGCCTTGGAAACAACCATCCCTTATCTGTTTGCGCTTATCGGCGTGACGGGCGAGAGCAACCCGCTCGCGGAGATGGAACCGCAGCTCAAACGACGGCGAACCTTGGAAGCGGTGAAGAATCTGCTGCTGCGCGAGAGCCTCGAGCAGCCGATGATGCTGATCTTCGAAGACTTGCACTGGATAGACGGCGAGAGCCAGGCGCTGTTGAACATGTTGGCAGACGCAATCGCCAACACGCGGATTCTGCTGCTGGTCAACTATCGCCCCGAGTATCGCCACGAATGGGGTAGCAAGACTTACTACACGCAGCTTCGGCTCGATCCGCTCGGCAAGGATAGCGCCGAGGAGATGCTGTCCGCGCTGCTCGGCGCTTCCCTCCCTCTGCCTGACCAGGGCCACAGTAGCGAACGCGAAGGCGCCCGACACGCGCGCGGGCTCGAGGCGGCGGACGGTGCGCGATCCGCGCCTGCAAAGCAGGGCGACGACGACCTGTCCGGACTGAAACGGCTCATCGTCGAAAAGACCGATGGCAATCCGTTTTTCATCGAGGAGATTGTCCAATCGATGTTCGAAGAGGGCGCACTGGTGCGCGATGGCGCCATCAGACTCGCGAAGCCGCTGGCGGAGTTGAGTATCCCGCCGACCGTTCGGGGAATACTCGCCTCGCGCATCGACCGGCGTGCCCCCAGGGAAAAGGAATTGCTGCAAACGCTTGCGGTGATTGGCAAGGAAATTCCCCTCGCCCTGATCGAGCAGGTCGCGGCGGCGGAGGGCGAGGATCTCCGGCGAATGCTCGCCAGCCTGCAATCGGCGGAGTTCATCCACGAGCTGCCGGCGTTCCCCGATGCCGCATACGTCTTCAAACACGCGCTGACGCAGGAAGTGGCCTACGGCTCGGTGCTTGCCGAGCGGCGCAAGGCGCTGCACATCCGCATCGGCGAAGCGATCGAGGCGACGTTTGCCAATCAACTCGACGATTACGTCGAAGAGCTTGCGCGCCACTACTCACGCGGGTCCGACGCGAAAAAAGCCGCACCGTACTTTTACCTGGCCGGGCAGAAGGTAGCAGCACGCTCCGCCTACGGCGACGCAATAGCTCATTTCACTTCGGGTCTGGAATTGCTGCCGGCGATCGCCGCCGGCCCGCAGCGCGATCAGTTGGAGCTTGGTCTGCAGTTAAGCCTTGGGCAATCGTTGATGTTCGCGAAGGGTTACTCGTCGCCGGAGGTGCAGGGCGCGTTCGGCCGCGCGCGCGAACTGTGCGCCGGATTCGGAGATACTCCGCAGCTTTACCCGGTGCTGTATGGCTTGTGGGGCTATTATCTCGTCCGCGCCGAGTATCGAGACTCCCAGGAAATCGGCCGTCAGCTTCTGAGTCTGGCCGAACGTCAGCGCGACCCGGATCTGCTTCTGGAAGCGCACGCGGTGAGTGGGCAGAACGCATTCTATGGAGGCTGCGATCTTGCCCGGGCGCGCTCCCATTTCGAGAAAGTGTTGTCGATTTACGATCCGCACAGTCATCAAGGCCATGCGCTGGTCTACGGTCAGGACCCCGGTATAGTCGCGGGCTCCGTTCTGCCTTGGGTCTTATGGTTTCAAGGCTATCCTGAACAAGCGCTTTCAAGGCAGCGTGACTGCTTCATGCTGGCTCGCGAGCTGTCTCATAAATTCAGCCTTGCGTACGCCAAGACGTACGGGGCGGCTCTCTGCCAGTTGCTGCGCGACATTCGATTGGGCAAACAACTGGCTGAGGAAGGTCTCGCCCTCTCGACGGAGCATGGATTTGCCTTCCTCTTATTGGCTACTCGATTCAGCCTCGGATGGGCGCTGAACCAGATCGGGCAGTCTGAGGAGGCTGTAGCTGTACTGCGTGGCGCGAAGGACGCATGTCGCGCCTTGGGAGCCCCCGTGACAGGCCCTCATCAGCAAGGACTGCTGGCCGACGCGCTGGCGAAGTCGGGCCACCCTGAGCAAGGCCTCGAAGCCATCAGCCAGGGTCTCGCCGAGGTGGCCAGCACCAGCGAGGAATACTACGAAGCCGAGTTGTACCGGCTTAAAGGCACGCTCTTGCTGGCGCTGACCCGTCCGCAGGAGGCGAGTGCGGAAGCAGCCTTCATGAAGAGCCTGGAAGTCGCGCGGCGCCAGAGCGCGAAGTCATGGGAGCTGCGGACCGCGATGAGCCTTTACCGTCTCAAGCGCAAACAAGGCAATCCGGAATCGGCTCGCAAGACTTTGGAGTCGGTTTACGGTTGGTTCACCGAGGGATTCGATACGCCCGATCTTAAGGACGCCCAGGCGCTCCTGACGGAATCGGCAACCATGTAG
- a CDS encoding oxygenase MpaB family protein, translating into MTKVAQQTQGGLPLLADLLRNMIRHETIGHFRSKLTDAFKGSSPGDRKKVGELLDKYLDDTRIVPWAEPELIATGQRVFRQNGMIAFAILGCASLPESYATSYGAKVLGITQQLLSHTKRRLWETSLFVINLMQEREDNLQGLSDEGIEAAQKVRLMHAAIRYLIKQQPAKMPPNGKPGSELGNAFLQMRWHEQEWGEPANQVAMSMAILSFSYVVLRSLRKLGVDLTHFEEKAYLHCWNVVGAIMGVDDRMLLPKGQESMEEAQELYERVWLRPGVIARTSEGRALEKALLEYMEDFVPETFEPLRRIPRIITRGLVSSKIAGAIGLRLDWKDTLGLQMLRGLTHAHRFGTGVAGLAGVDLDWAATAFQDLLKAGGLRHLEAEDIDQLPPIRLAAEWLFRRMAEGLHLSERGGDRPPFQIPTKLARHWHIGNERKE; encoded by the coding sequence GTGACCAAGGTTGCGCAGCAGACCCAAGGTGGACTGCCACTGCTCGCGGACCTGCTGCGCAACATGATTCGCCATGAGACAATCGGACATTTTAGAAGCAAGCTGACCGACGCCTTCAAAGGCTCTAGTCCCGGCGATCGCAAGAAAGTCGGCGAACTCCTGGACAAATACCTCGACGACACAAGAATAGTACCTTGGGCTGAGCCAGAGCTGATTGCGACCGGCCAGCGCGTCTTTAGACAAAACGGCATGATTGCCTTTGCAATCCTGGGATGCGCCAGTCTGCCGGAATCCTATGCCACCTCCTATGGCGCAAAGGTTTTGGGAATCACACAGCAACTCCTGAGTCACACCAAGCGCCGCCTGTGGGAAACCTCCCTGTTTGTGATCAACCTGATGCAAGAGCGGGAAGACAACCTGCAAGGCTTGAGCGACGAAGGCATCGAGGCGGCGCAAAAGGTGCGCCTGATGCACGCCGCGATCAGATATCTGATCAAGCAGCAGCCCGCCAAAATGCCCCCGAACGGCAAACCGGGATCTGAACTCGGAAACGCCTTCCTGCAGATGCGCTGGCACGAACAAGAGTGGGGTGAGCCGGCTAACCAAGTTGCCATGAGCATGGCGATCCTGAGTTTCTCCTACGTAGTGCTTCGCAGTCTTCGCAAGTTGGGGGTCGATCTCACCCACTTCGAAGAAAAAGCATATCTTCACTGCTGGAATGTCGTGGGCGCGATCATGGGTGTTGATGACAGAATGCTCCTTCCCAAGGGCCAAGAGTCGATGGAGGAGGCGCAGGAGCTATACGAACGCGTCTGGCTGAGGCCCGGCGTCATCGCCAGAACCAGCGAGGGCAGAGCGTTGGAGAAGGCGCTGCTCGAGTACATGGAGGACTTCGTTCCCGAGACCTTCGAGCCCTTGCGCCGCATCCCGCGTATAATCACCCGCGGACTGGTTAGCTCGAAGATTGCCGGCGCAATTGGCCTGCGCCTTGACTGGAAAGACACGCTTGGCCTGCAGATGCTCCGCGGTCTCACCCATGCACATCGGTTCGGCACCGGCGTTGCGGGACTGGCCGGAGTGGACCTCGACTGGGCTGCAACCGCTTTCCAGGATTTACTGAAGGCCGGAGGCCTGCGCCATCTTGAGGCCGAAGACATCGATCAGCTACCGCCGATCCGGCTCGCGGCGGAATGGCTGTTTCGCAGGATGGCGGAAGGCCTGCATCTGTCGGAGCGCGGAGGCGATCGGCCACCCTTCCAGATTCCTACGAAACTCGCCCGCCACTGGCACATTGGCAATGAGCGCAAGGAATAG
- a CDS encoding class I SAM-dependent methyltransferase: MSARNSPAGAPDASAIRNEHWVDDDVRRHYSYGNSHSDLYRFLGQWSDLGTYLNIGYSDSRQRHWSKRAHLRLIDRIAEGLLALHHTGPYKGDDPPRLLDIASGRGGPAIRAHKKYGLDVLGLDFTPFNVRRANHNSATWKISPEHVEFTEGDALKLPVRNREYSLAWSIEAPAHFKDKGQFLKEAARVLKPRGAFAFADLLVVDRVVNASERNRRIYRGFLEAWDVPYLETIHSYRAKITKAGFTLREAEICTAKNLRYFEQYCRIFALFFETPPLYRMYKGYVKARAGVDLDNVHEHVTRSYRALRLGMIDYGIFWAVRTA; the protein is encoded by the coding sequence ATGAGCGCAAGGAATAGCCCCGCCGGCGCCCCGGACGCGTCCGCGATAAGGAACGAGCACTGGGTCGATGATGACGTACGCCGGCACTACAGCTATGGTAATTCGCACTCGGATCTATATCGATTCCTGGGCCAGTGGTCGGATCTAGGTACCTACCTGAACATAGGGTATTCAGATTCGCGCCAGCGTCACTGGAGCAAAAGGGCTCATCTTCGCCTGATCGATCGGATTGCGGAGGGACTGCTCGCTCTTCACCACACCGGCCCCTACAAGGGTGACGATCCCCCGCGTCTGCTCGATATCGCCTCGGGGCGTGGTGGTCCCGCGATTCGTGCTCACAAAAAATACGGGTTGGACGTACTCGGTCTCGACTTCACTCCATTCAACGTTCGGCGCGCGAACCACAACAGCGCCACCTGGAAGATTTCGCCGGAGCACGTCGAATTCACCGAAGGAGACGCGCTGAAGCTACCAGTGCGCAATAGAGAATACTCGCTTGCGTGGTCAATCGAGGCTCCCGCGCACTTCAAGGACAAGGGACAATTCCTAAAAGAAGCCGCGCGGGTGCTCAAACCGCGAGGAGCGTTCGCATTCGCCGATCTGCTGGTGGTAGATCGGGTCGTCAACGCTTCGGAGAGAAATCGCCGGATCTATAGGGGCTTCCTCGAAGCATGGGACGTGCCCTATCTGGAGACGATCCACAGCTATCGTGCGAAGATCACCAAGGCCGGCTTCACGCTTCGCGAAGCGGAGATCTGCACCGCGAAGAATCTGCGCTACTTCGAACAGTACTGTCGCATCTTCGCGCTCTTCTTTGAGACCCCGCCGCTTTATCGGATGTACAAGGGGTACGTGAAGGCGCGCGCGGGAGTGGACTTGGACAACGTCCACGAGCACGTGACGCGGTCCTATCGCGCGCTGCGCCTGGGAATGATCGACTACGGCA